The DNA sequence ctgtacaaattgactcgataaagtcgttttccccgattcgaacatctggggggctgaagggagagNNNNNNNNNNNNNNNNNNNNNNNNNNNNNNNNNNNNNNNNNNNNNNNNNNNNNNNNNNNNNNNNNNNNNNNNNNNNNNNNNNNNNNNNNNNNNNNNNNNNGTCTTACTACAGAAATAAAGccgaagaattgttcactaacaaactaaaaaattggtATTCCGAAGTTAAAATGCTGTGAATAAAACATCccattttttaacttcaatcTACCTGAGTCCCCTGATATTACTCCtaatagtctaaataaattCCTCGTTCCTATTGTCCTATGGCTTCTGGAACGTGAGACTATGAGTTAGTTATCAAAAACTGAGCAAGTTCTCAGAGAGATGAAGCAATATAATATTGATATACTGGCCCTAAGCGAAATACGTTGGAAAGGTGTAGGCCAAGAAAACACTAGATCATGGATATGTACTGTTGTATAGCGGAGAGGAAAACCATCATCAGACGGGTTGTAGGACTTATGATGTGCCCTGCAGCATACCGAACAATGCTCAAATGGACTCCAATAAACGAAAGGATCTTGTTTGCACGATTAGCTACAACATATACTAAGTTTTCTGTCATTGTATGCTACGCTCCTACCAATGAGGCGGACGATGATGTCAAAGATAGCTTCTATGAAACCTTGCAAGCTGTCACCAAAGACATCCCCAAACATGATGTTCTATGTGTTGTTGGTGATCTGAATGCCAAAGTAGGAGCCGATCGCAAGTACTGTCCGGAAGTCCTAGGACCGCATGGACTAGACCAGATTAACGAAAATGGTTCATTACTAGTAGACTTCGAGCCAAGTAATGACCTTGTCGTTGGTGGGACACTCTTCGAGCATAAAAATGTGCACAAGTACACATGGACATCTCCAGACGGTTCAACGCGAAA is a window from the Artemia franciscana chromosome 17, ASM3288406v1, whole genome shotgun sequence genome containing:
- the LOC136037488 gene encoding craniofacial development protein 2-like → MDMYCCIAERKTIIRRVVGLMMCPAAYRTMLKWTPINERILFARLATTYTKFSVIVCYAPTNEADDDVKDSFYETLQAVTKDIPKHDVLCVVGDLNAKVGADRKYCPEVLGPHGLDQINENGSLLVDFEPSNDLVVGGTLFEHKNVHKYTWTSPDGSTRNQIDHFLIARRWRTSLLDVRGYRGADAQSHHMLMIAHIQIKLRAQKKTQQDLKKLYDTDKLQERKIRRDFCISLWNKFDALAVEANDSESVEEKWEKIKSTYTTIAEEKLGFRKKPKERWDL